The Medicago truncatula cultivar Jemalong A17 chromosome 4, MtrunA17r5.0-ANR, whole genome shotgun sequence genome includes a region encoding these proteins:
- the LOC11406910 gene encoding F-box protein MAX2, with protein sequence MVGNNSATTVSHLPEEILSKVFTGITDTRTRNSLSLVCHSFFKLERKTRLSLTLRGNARDLYRIPTSFTNVTHLDVSLLSPWGHALFCSPAGNDSPLLAQRLRNTFPRVTSLTVYVRDPHTLHLLLFNHWPELRDVRLVRWHQRPQGLQPGSDFDALFSRCRSITSLDLSSFYHWPEDLPPVLAENTTTAASLRRLNLLTTSFTEGFKSNQIESITSSCPNLEHFLVACTFDPRYIGFVGDETLLAVASNCPKLKLLHMADTSSFSNRREEEGVEDARVSRATLVALFTGLPLLEELVLDVCKNVTETSFALEMLSSKCPNLKVVKLGQFQGICLAIGSRLDGIALCHGLQSLSVNTCGDLDDMGLIEIGRGCSRLVRFEIQGCKLVTEKGLRTMACLLRRTLIDVKVASCVNLDAAATLRALEPIRDRIERLHLDCIWKESDNFGQGLFNFDLNTLDELNGSELMDCFGGEECGEDTSMRKRQRCEYGLEADDLFVQSNGNGNGNGYYGYSWDRLEYLSLWIKVGELLTQLPVAGLEDCPNLEEIRIKVEGDCRGQPKPAVREFGLSILACYPQLSKMQLDCGDTKGYVYTAPSGQLDLSWWERFFLNGIGSLSLNELHYWPPQDEDVNQRSLSLPAAGLLQECYTLRKLFIHGTTHEHFMNYFLKIPNLRDVQLREDYYPAPENDMSTEMRVGSCIRFEDALNRRQICD encoded by the coding sequence ATGGTAGGAAACAACTCAGCAACCACCGTCAGCCACCTACCGGAGGAGATTTTATCGAAAGTCTTCACCGGAATAACTGACACACGAACTCGAAACTCACTCTCCTTAGTATGTCATAGCTTCTTCAAGTTAGAGAGAAAAACGCGATTATCCCTCACGCTCCGAGGAAACGCGCGTGACTTATACAGAATTCCAACTTCCTTCACGAACGTTACTCATCTCGATGTATCACTTCTCTCGCCGTGGGGTCACGCGCTGTTCTGTTCACCTGCTGGTAATGATTCTCCGCTTCTAGCTCAACGGTTACGAAATACTTTCCCGCGCGTGACTTCACTCACTGTCTACGTGCGTGACCCGCACACGCTTCACCTTCTTCTCTTCAACCACTGGCCGGAGCTTCGTGATGTTCGGCTTGTTCGGTGGCATCAACGGCCGCAGGGGTTGCAACCGGGGTCAGACTTCGACGCCTTGTTCTCACGGTGCCGATCGATTACTTCACTTGATCTTTCATCGTTCTATCACTGGCCGGAGGATCTTCCACCGGTTTTGGCGGAGAATACTACCACAGCCGCCTCACTCCGTCGTTTGAATCTCTTAACGACGTCGTTCACGGAGGGGTTCAAGTCTAACCAAATCGAATCCATCACTTCATCTTGCCCTAATCTGGAACACTTTCTTGTTGCATGCACTTTTGATCCGAGATACATCGGTTTTGTCGGTGACGAAACTTTATTGGCCGTCGCTTCTAATTGTCCTAAGCTGAAACTTCTTCACATGGCTGATACGTCGTCGTTTTCGAATCGGAGAGAGGAAGAAGGTGTAGAGGATGCTAGGGTGAGTCGTGCCACGCTTGTAGCGTTGTTCACTGGGTTGCCTCTTCTGGAAGAATTGGTGCTAGATGTTTGTAAAAATGTCACCGAGACTAGTTTTGCTTTGGAGATGTTGAGTTCTAAATGTCCTAATTTGAAGGTTGTGAAGTTGGGTCAGTTTCAGGGGATTTGTTTGGCAATTGGGTCACGGCTTGACGGAATTGCGCTTTGCCATGGGCTTCAATCGTTGTCTGTTAACACGTGTGGTGATCTTGATGATATGGGGTTGATTGAGATTGGGAGAGGGTGTTCACGGTTGGTGAGATTTGAGATTCAGGGTTGTAAGCTTGTTACTGAAAAAGGGTTGAGGACTATGGCGTGTTTGCTTCGAAGGACTTTGATTGATGTTAAGGTTGCTTCATGTGTCAACCTGGATGCGGCTGCTACTCTTAGAGCTTTGGAGCCTATTCGGGACCGGATTGAGCGGCTTCACTTGGATTGTATATGGAAAGAAAGTGATAACTTCGGACAAGGTTTGTTCAACTTTGATCTGAACACTTTGGATGAACTGAACGGTTCAGAGTTAATGGATTGCTTTGGAGGTGAGGAATGTGGAGAAGACACAAGCATGAGGAAGAGGCAAAGGTGTGAGTATGGATTGGAGGCTGATGATTTGTTTGTGCAAAGCAATGGCAATGGTAACGGCAATGGATACTATGGCTATAGCTGGGATAGGTTGGAGTATCTTTCTCTTTGGATAAAGGTTGGTGAACTTTTGACTCAGTTGCCAGTAGCAGGGTTGGAGGATTGCCCCAATCTAGAAGAGATTCGTATAAAAGTCGAAGGAGATTGCAGAGGACAGCCCAAACCGGCAGTGCGCGAATTTGGTTTGAGCATTCTAGCTTGTTATCCTCAGTTGTCAAAGATGCAGCTGGATTGTGGCGATACAAAAGGTTATGTATACACAGCGCCTTCCGGCCAATTGGATTTGAGTTGGTGGGAGAGGTTCTTCCTTAATGGGATCGGTAGCTTGAGTCTAAATGAACTTCATTACTGGCCACCACAAGATGAGGATGTGAACCAGAGGAGTCTGTCTCTTCCAGCTGCTGGCCTGTTGCAAGAATGCTATACTTTGAGGAAGCTTTTCATTCATGGAACAACTCATGAACACTTCATGAACTACTTCCTCAAAATACCAAATCTGAGAGATGTTCAGCTGAGAGAGGATTACTATCCAGCACCAGAGAATGACATGAGTACAGAGATGAGGGTAGGATCATGCATTCGCTTTGAAGATGCGTTGAATAGGCGTCAAATATGTGACTGA
- the LOC11414125 gene encoding serine/threonine-protein kinase EDR1 isoform X1 — MERTREDARMPSDFIGKFGSVSLGTQDETLNNKESPRHSNQDFMSPQRASQILWHTGMLSEPIPNGFYSVVPEKRLKKLFDSIPTLDELQALGGEGFRADVIVVDAKKDRKLSMLKQLIVTLVKGLNTNPGAIIKKIAGLVSDFYKRPNVESPAKAALEESSHMFESHGVQMLGQIKHGSCRPRAILFKVLADTVGLESRLMMGFPTDGAADCVDSYKHMSVIVALNSVELLVDLMRFPGQLLPRSIKSILMTHISAAGESDSAENDSCDSPLEPNSPLYGVSESAEKDDNLQFHRRFEASSNVSSPPLRNMMLRSNTCLDRKLSFSHSEPNIATSFGRRSRRKVIAEQRTASSSPEHPSFQARGQSKLGGEKTAFRDFADDQATSRSSYKSDGASSSGPRRIRRRSISITPEIGDDIARAVRAMNEKLKQNRLLREQGDDSSLPHSPNDRTSSAELQKNLSNFRLDGHETSPLYPLYRDNVPSQKAVSLPSSPHDYRRQTSETSRPLGYELNDELESTWNKILESSMADNKPLLPYEEWNIDFSELTVGTRVGIGFFGEVFRGIWNGTDVAIKVFLEQDLTAENMEDFCNEISILSRLRHPNVILFLGACTKPPRLSMVTEYMEMGSLFYLIHVSGQKKKLSWRRRLKMLRDICRGLMHIHRMKIIHRDVKSANCLVDKHWTVKVCDFGLSRIITESPMRDSSSAGTPEWMAPELIRNEPFTEKCDIFSLGVIMWELCNLSRPWEGVPPERVVYTVANEGSRLEIPEGPLGRLISECWAEPNERPSCEEILSRLVDIEYSMS; from the exons ATGGAGAGGACACGAGAAGATGCACGGATGCCTTCAGATTTCATTGGAAAATTTGGATCTGTTTCTTTGGGAACTCAAGACGAGACCTTAAATAATAAAGAATCACCTAGACATTCAAACCAAGATTTTATGTCACCTCAGAGGGCATCACAAATTCTATGGCACACTGGAATGCTTTCAGAACCTATACCAAATGGTTTTTACTCAGTTGTTCCG GAGAAAAGGCTCAAGAAACTTTTTGATAGTATTCCTACTTTGGACGAGCTTCAAGCCTTGGGCGGAGAGGGTTTTAGGGCTGATGTCATTGTTGTCGATGCAAAGAAAGATAGAAAGTTATCTATGTTGAAGCAACTAATTGTCACGTTGGTTAAAGGACTGAACACAAATCCAGGTGCAATAATTAAGAAGATAGCTGGATTG GTTTCTGATTTCTATAAGCGACCAAATGTTGAAAGTCCAGCAAAAGCTGCACTTGAGGAATCCTCCCACATGTTTGAGAGTCATGGTGTCCAGATGCTGGGGCAAATAAAGCATGGCTCATGCCGTCCTCGAGCTATCTTATTTAAAGTATTAGCAGATACCGTAGGTCTAGAAAGTAGACTTATGATG GGTTTTCCAACTGACGGAGCTGCTGATTGTGTAGACTCATACAAGCACATGTCTGTGATAGTTGCGTTAAATTCTGTGGAACTGCTGGTTGATCTTATGCGCTTTCCTGGCCAACTGTTACCACGATCAATCAAGTCAATTCTTATGACCCACATTTCTGCAGCAGGAGAGAGTGATTCAGCAGAAAATGATTCTTGTGATTCACCATTAGAACCAAACAGTCCTTTATATGGGGTTTCAGAGAG TGCTGAAAAAGATGACAATCTCCAATTCCATAGAAGATTTGAAGCATCTTCAAATGTATCAAGTCCTCCCTTGCGAAACATGATGTTACGATCAAATACCTGTCTGGACAGGAAATTAAG TTTTTCTCATAGTGAACCCAACATTGCAACTTCATTTGGTCGGCGCAGTCGAAGAAAGGTCATTGCTGAACAGAGGACTGCTAGCTCCAG TCCCGAACATCCATCATTTCAAGCTCGTGGACAGTCCAAGCTTGGCGGTGAAAAGACTGCATTTAGAGATTTTGCTGATGACCAGGCTACATCAAG ATCCAGCTATAAGTCGGATGGTGCATCCTCATCAGGACCTCGTAGAATACGAAGAAGAAGCATTAGCATTACACCAGAGATTGGTGATGATATTGCAAG GGCTGTGCGAGCAATGAATGAAAAACTAAAGCAAAATCGTCTTCTAAGGGAACAAGGGGATGATAGTTCCTTGCCTCATTCTCCCAATGATAGAACTAGCAGTGCAGAGCTTCAGAAAAAT CTGTCAAATTTCCGTCTTGATGGTCATGAAACGTCCCCCTTATATCCACTGTACCGTGACAATGTACCTTCTCAAAAGGCAGTGTCATTACCCTCTTCACCACATGATTATCGAAGACAAACTTCTGAGACAAGCAGGCCATTGGGATATGAATTGAATGATGAACTGGAGTCAACTTGGAATAAAATCCTTGAATCATCAATGGCGGATAATAAACCTCTGTTGCCTTATGAAGAGTGGAATATTGATTTCTCGGAATTGACTGTTGGAACTCGTGTTGGGATCG GGTTCTTTGGAGAAGTTTTCCGTGGCATATGGAATGGCACAGATGTTGCAATCAAGGTTTTCCTAGAGCAAGATTTAACTGCTGAAAACATGGAAGATTTCTGCAATGAGATATCCATTCTCAG CCGACTCAGACATCCTAATG TCATCTTATTTCTTGGTGCATGCACAAAGCCTCCACGCTTGTCAATGGTGACAGAATATATGGAAATGGGATCTTTGTTCTACTTGATTCATGTGAGTGGTCAAAAGAAGAAGCTTAGTTGGCGAAGAAGACTAAAAATGTTGCGTGACATATGCAG GGGCTTGATGCATATACATCGAATGAAGATTATTCACCGTGATGTGAAAAGTGCAAATTGCCTTGTGGATAAGCATTGGACAGTGAAAGTCTGTGATTTTGGACTTTCAAGAATAATTACAGAGTCTCCCATGAGAGATTCTTCTTCAGCTGGAACACCAGAATGGATGGCTCCTGAACTGATTCGAAATGAGCCGTTCACTGAAAAATGTGATATCTTTAGCCTAGGTGTGATAATGTGGGAGCTCTGCAACTTGAGTAGGCCATGGGAAGGCGTACCTCCAGAGAGG GTGGTTTATACTGTTGCTAATGAGGGTTCCAGATTGGAGATTCCTGAAGGCCCGCTAGGCAGACTGATTTCAG AGTGTTGGGCAGAACCGAATGAGCGACCAAGTTGTGAGGAGATCCTATCTCGCTTGGTGGATATTGAGTACTCGATGTCTTGA
- the LOC11414125 gene encoding serine/threonine-protein kinase EDR1 isoform X2: MERTREDARMPSDFIGKFGSVSLGTQDETLNNKESPRHSNQDFMSPQRASQILWHTGMLSEPIPNGFYSVVPEKRLKKLFDSIPTLDELQALGGEGFRADVIVVDAKKDRKLSMLKQLIVTLVKGLNTNPGAIIKKIAGLVSDFYKRPNVESPAKAALEESSHMFESHGVQMLGQIKHGSCRPRAILFKVLADTVGLESRLMMGFPTDGAADCVDSYKHMSVIVALNSVELLVDLMRFPGQLLPRSIKSILMTHISAAGESDSAENDSCDSPLEPNSPLYGVSESAEKDDNLQFHRRFEASSNVSSPPLRNMMLRSNTCLDRKLSEPNIATSFGRRSRRKVIAEQRTASSSPEHPSFQARGQSKLGGEKTAFRDFADDQATSRSSYKSDGASSSGPRRIRRRSISITPEIGDDIARAVRAMNEKLKQNRLLREQGDDSSLPHSPNDRTSSAELQKNLSNFRLDGHETSPLYPLYRDNVPSQKAVSLPSSPHDYRRQTSETSRPLGYELNDELESTWNKILESSMADNKPLLPYEEWNIDFSELTVGTRVGIGFFGEVFRGIWNGTDVAIKVFLEQDLTAENMEDFCNEISILSRLRHPNVILFLGACTKPPRLSMVTEYMEMGSLFYLIHVSGQKKKLSWRRRLKMLRDICRGLMHIHRMKIIHRDVKSANCLVDKHWTVKVCDFGLSRIITESPMRDSSSAGTPEWMAPELIRNEPFTEKCDIFSLGVIMWELCNLSRPWEGVPPERVVYTVANEGSRLEIPEGPLGRLISECWAEPNERPSCEEILSRLVDIEYSMS; encoded by the exons ATGGAGAGGACACGAGAAGATGCACGGATGCCTTCAGATTTCATTGGAAAATTTGGATCTGTTTCTTTGGGAACTCAAGACGAGACCTTAAATAATAAAGAATCACCTAGACATTCAAACCAAGATTTTATGTCACCTCAGAGGGCATCACAAATTCTATGGCACACTGGAATGCTTTCAGAACCTATACCAAATGGTTTTTACTCAGTTGTTCCG GAGAAAAGGCTCAAGAAACTTTTTGATAGTATTCCTACTTTGGACGAGCTTCAAGCCTTGGGCGGAGAGGGTTTTAGGGCTGATGTCATTGTTGTCGATGCAAAGAAAGATAGAAAGTTATCTATGTTGAAGCAACTAATTGTCACGTTGGTTAAAGGACTGAACACAAATCCAGGTGCAATAATTAAGAAGATAGCTGGATTG GTTTCTGATTTCTATAAGCGACCAAATGTTGAAAGTCCAGCAAAAGCTGCACTTGAGGAATCCTCCCACATGTTTGAGAGTCATGGTGTCCAGATGCTGGGGCAAATAAAGCATGGCTCATGCCGTCCTCGAGCTATCTTATTTAAAGTATTAGCAGATACCGTAGGTCTAGAAAGTAGACTTATGATG GGTTTTCCAACTGACGGAGCTGCTGATTGTGTAGACTCATACAAGCACATGTCTGTGATAGTTGCGTTAAATTCTGTGGAACTGCTGGTTGATCTTATGCGCTTTCCTGGCCAACTGTTACCACGATCAATCAAGTCAATTCTTATGACCCACATTTCTGCAGCAGGAGAGAGTGATTCAGCAGAAAATGATTCTTGTGATTCACCATTAGAACCAAACAGTCCTTTATATGGGGTTTCAGAGAG TGCTGAAAAAGATGACAATCTCCAATTCCATAGAAGATTTGAAGCATCTTCAAATGTATCAAGTCCTCCCTTGCGAAACATGATGTTACGATCAAATACCTGTCTGGACAGGAAATTAAG TGAACCCAACATTGCAACTTCATTTGGTCGGCGCAGTCGAAGAAAGGTCATTGCTGAACAGAGGACTGCTAGCTCCAG TCCCGAACATCCATCATTTCAAGCTCGTGGACAGTCCAAGCTTGGCGGTGAAAAGACTGCATTTAGAGATTTTGCTGATGACCAGGCTACATCAAG ATCCAGCTATAAGTCGGATGGTGCATCCTCATCAGGACCTCGTAGAATACGAAGAAGAAGCATTAGCATTACACCAGAGATTGGTGATGATATTGCAAG GGCTGTGCGAGCAATGAATGAAAAACTAAAGCAAAATCGTCTTCTAAGGGAACAAGGGGATGATAGTTCCTTGCCTCATTCTCCCAATGATAGAACTAGCAGTGCAGAGCTTCAGAAAAAT CTGTCAAATTTCCGTCTTGATGGTCATGAAACGTCCCCCTTATATCCACTGTACCGTGACAATGTACCTTCTCAAAAGGCAGTGTCATTACCCTCTTCACCACATGATTATCGAAGACAAACTTCTGAGACAAGCAGGCCATTGGGATATGAATTGAATGATGAACTGGAGTCAACTTGGAATAAAATCCTTGAATCATCAATGGCGGATAATAAACCTCTGTTGCCTTATGAAGAGTGGAATATTGATTTCTCGGAATTGACTGTTGGAACTCGTGTTGGGATCG GGTTCTTTGGAGAAGTTTTCCGTGGCATATGGAATGGCACAGATGTTGCAATCAAGGTTTTCCTAGAGCAAGATTTAACTGCTGAAAACATGGAAGATTTCTGCAATGAGATATCCATTCTCAG CCGACTCAGACATCCTAATG TCATCTTATTTCTTGGTGCATGCACAAAGCCTCCACGCTTGTCAATGGTGACAGAATATATGGAAATGGGATCTTTGTTCTACTTGATTCATGTGAGTGGTCAAAAGAAGAAGCTTAGTTGGCGAAGAAGACTAAAAATGTTGCGTGACATATGCAG GGGCTTGATGCATATACATCGAATGAAGATTATTCACCGTGATGTGAAAAGTGCAAATTGCCTTGTGGATAAGCATTGGACAGTGAAAGTCTGTGATTTTGGACTTTCAAGAATAATTACAGAGTCTCCCATGAGAGATTCTTCTTCAGCTGGAACACCAGAATGGATGGCTCCTGAACTGATTCGAAATGAGCCGTTCACTGAAAAATGTGATATCTTTAGCCTAGGTGTGATAATGTGGGAGCTCTGCAACTTGAGTAGGCCATGGGAAGGCGTACCTCCAGAGAGG GTGGTTTATACTGTTGCTAATGAGGGTTCCAGATTGGAGATTCCTGAAGGCCCGCTAGGCAGACTGATTTCAG AGTGTTGGGCAGAACCGAATGAGCGACCAAGTTGTGAGGAGATCCTATCTCGCTTGGTGGATATTGAGTACTCGATGTCTTGA